Proteins from a genomic interval of Rhodococcus rhodochrous:
- a CDS encoding sensor histidine kinase: protein MSAVADEPAAGAGEKSHDRSTAAADRLLRMFARFVAIGYLCYFALLVPEILEASALVEWWWTPTAAVLMFGSGVALGFASFRGTVWMQRTATVNALAYAVMVALWFVAWNGTQIPQDQSLWFTAFPGLASLAAAVAWRPRRAFVHMILAVLLAQCANHLVRDAPFGYFLAPDLAFAFVFCTVFLAAAVVGLGTGRTLDETIAATQATAAAAAAAEARNAERARFDALVHDRVMSTLLAASRNAPRESLVEQAERAVAELDELRRGTDRESALDAAAVVARLRSAATEADEDVVFTGRVAPGSGDVAFPPEPARATAAALAEAVRNSVRHAGKDASRTVEVDVAPRWISVQVVDDGRGFEPDAVDPHRLGLEVSIRGRMRRLSGGRAVVQSAPGAGTRVLLYWRDPAA, encoded by the coding sequence ATGTCCGCCGTCGCTGACGAGCCGGCCGCGGGCGCCGGGGAGAAGTCGCACGATCGCAGCACGGCGGCTGCCGACCGACTTCTCCGGATGTTCGCGCGATTCGTCGCGATCGGATATCTCTGCTACTTCGCGTTGCTCGTGCCGGAGATCCTCGAGGCGTCGGCACTCGTCGAGTGGTGGTGGACTCCCACCGCGGCCGTCCTCATGTTCGGATCCGGGGTCGCGCTCGGCTTCGCCTCGTTCCGCGGCACGGTGTGGATGCAGCGGACCGCAACCGTCAATGCGCTCGCCTACGCCGTGATGGTCGCATTGTGGTTCGTGGCGTGGAACGGGACGCAGATCCCGCAGGACCAGTCGTTGTGGTTCACCGCCTTTCCCGGCCTCGCGTCGCTCGCGGCGGCGGTCGCGTGGAGACCCCGGCGGGCGTTCGTCCACATGATCCTCGCGGTTCTGCTCGCGCAGTGCGCGAATCACCTCGTCCGCGACGCCCCATTCGGATACTTCCTGGCACCCGACCTGGCGTTCGCGTTCGTCTTCTGCACGGTCTTCCTCGCGGCTGCGGTGGTGGGCCTCGGCACCGGCCGCACCCTCGACGAGACCATCGCTGCCACCCAGGCCACGGCGGCCGCCGCGGCCGCAGCGGAGGCACGGAACGCCGAGCGCGCACGGTTCGATGCCCTGGTCCACGACCGCGTGATGTCGACCCTGCTGGCGGCGTCACGTAATGCACCCCGGGAGTCGCTCGTCGAGCAGGCCGAACGAGCGGTCGCCGAACTCGACGAGTTGCGGCGCGGCACCGATCGGGAGTCGGCGCTCGACGCCGCCGCGGTCGTGGCGCGGCTCCGATCGGCGGCGACCGAGGCCGACGAGGACGTCGTCTTCACCGGCCGTGTCGCCCCGGGATCCGGCGACGTTGCGTTCCCACCCGAACCCGCACGCGCGACCGCCGCTGCCCTCGCCGAGGCGGTACGCAACAGCGTGCGGCACGCGGGTAAGGACGCGTCCCGCACGGTCGAGGTCGACGTGGCACCGAGATGGATCTCCGTGCAGGTCGTGGACGACGGCAGAGGTTTTGAACCCGACGCCGTCGACCCGCACCGGCTCGGTCTCGAAGTGAGCATCCGCGGACGTATGCGCCGACTGTCCGGTGGACGGGCGGTCGTGCAGTCCGCGCCGGGGGCCGGGACCCGGGTGTTGTTGTACTGGCGGGATCCGGCCGCATGA
- a CDS encoding LuxR C-terminal-related transcriptional regulator, giving the protein MTTMLEHSPAQKPAPQKPALSAREIEILRAWLLCESKSEAAASLFVTAATVSTHIVRIREKYARVGRTATTKTALLARALQDGVVSIDEL; this is encoded by the coding sequence ATGACGACGATGCTCGAACATTCCCCGGCACAGAAGCCTGCGCCTCAGAAGCCCGCACTCTCGGCTCGCGAGATCGAGATCCTGCGGGCCTGGCTGCTCTGCGAGTCCAAGTCCGAGGCGGCTGCGAGCCTGTTCGTCACTGCAGCAACGGTCAGCACCCACATCGTCCGCATCCGCGAGAAGTACGCCCGCGTCGGGCGTACGGCGACCACGAAGACGGCACTGCTCGCCCGCGCTCTGCAGGACGGTGTGGTCTCCATCGACGAGCTGTGA
- a CDS encoding sensor histidine kinase: MTRRPATTQGGHTTDPTSAADRIHRVFGRFISAGYVFYLLFVVPTAVSQAHLTAWWWLPTALLAIFGTGIALGVATFLSDVRWIGRLAAANAVAFLVVAVLWFPAWTGEVSTNTAWQALFPGVAGLSAAAAWRPRTALAYLTVVVFVVQATNYLLVNTTTGYRFVPELAFALMFCGVFAAAAIVAFRTGDVLDSTVAATERSVVAAAAAAARTVERERFDALVHDQVMSTLLASGRGASDGPVAAQARRALEMFDSLRRGDDTESSFDADRVAAQFRSAASEVDEDVEFTTATSADAGPYYPADVIRAVGAALAEAVRNSVRHAGPGTQRAVHVDLGPGSVRVVVRDDGHGFDPAQVDPYRMGIRASIHGRMRGLAGGDSQITSGPGGTTVTLFWCDPAERRAP; encoded by the coding sequence GTGACCCGTCGGCCTGCCACCACACAGGGTGGACACACGACGGATCCGACGAGCGCGGCCGACCGGATCCACCGGGTCTTCGGCCGGTTCATCAGCGCGGGCTATGTGTTCTACCTGCTGTTCGTCGTCCCCACAGCGGTGTCGCAGGCCCACCTCACGGCATGGTGGTGGTTGCCGACGGCACTGCTCGCGATCTTCGGCACCGGGATTGCGCTCGGGGTGGCGACCTTCCTGAGCGATGTCCGGTGGATCGGGCGACTCGCAGCCGCCAACGCCGTCGCCTTCCTGGTCGTGGCGGTCCTGTGGTTCCCGGCCTGGACGGGTGAGGTTTCCACGAACACGGCCTGGCAGGCGCTCTTCCCCGGAGTGGCAGGACTGTCCGCCGCGGCAGCGTGGCGGCCGCGGACGGCGCTCGCCTACCTCACGGTGGTGGTGTTCGTCGTGCAGGCCACCAACTATCTGCTGGTGAACACCACGACGGGGTACCGCTTCGTCCCGGAACTCGCGTTCGCACTCATGTTCTGCGGGGTCTTCGCCGCTGCGGCGATCGTCGCCTTCCGCACGGGCGACGTCCTCGATTCCACCGTCGCGGCCACCGAGCGATCCGTTGTCGCGGCGGCCGCGGCCGCGGCCAGGACGGTCGAACGCGAGCGGTTCGACGCGCTCGTCCACGACCAGGTGATGTCCACCCTGCTCGCCTCGGGTCGCGGCGCATCCGACGGCCCCGTCGCAGCCCAGGCCCGTCGTGCGCTGGAGATGTTCGACTCCCTGCGGCGCGGCGACGACACCGAGAGCAGCTTCGACGCCGACCGGGTGGCGGCCCAGTTCCGTTCGGCGGCCTCCGAGGTGGACGAGGACGTCGAGTTCACGACCGCGACGAGTGCCGATGCCGGGCCGTACTACCCGGCCGACGTGATCAGGGCGGTCGGAGCCGCACTGGCCGAGGCCGTGCGGAACAGTGTCCGCCACGCCGGCCCGGGCACACAGCGGGCCGTGCACGTCGACCTCGGACCCGGATCGGTCCGGGTGGTCGTCCGCGACGACGGCCACGGATTCGACCCCGCCCAGGTCGATCCCTACCGGATGGGCATCCGCGCGAGCATCCACGGACGCATGCGCGGCCTGGCCGGAGGCGACTCGCAGATCACCTCCGGCCCCGGAGGTACGACGGTGACGTTGTTCTGGTGCGATCCGGCCGAGCGTCGCGCACCGTGA
- a CDS encoding YnfA family protein yields the protein MTVLKSLLLFAVAALFEIGGAWLVWQGVREHRGWIWMGLGVIALGAYGFVATLQPDANFGRILAAYGGVFVAGSLVWGMVMDGFRPDRWDVAGALVCLAGVAIIMYSPR from the coding sequence GTGACCGTGCTGAAGTCGTTGCTGCTGTTCGCCGTTGCCGCCCTGTTCGAGATCGGTGGTGCGTGGCTGGTGTGGCAGGGCGTGCGCGAACACCGCGGCTGGATCTGGATGGGGCTGGGCGTGATCGCTCTCGGCGCTTACGGTTTCGTCGCCACACTCCAGCCCGACGCGAACTTCGGTCGCATCCTCGCCGCGTACGGCGGTGTGTTCGTGGCGGGTTCCCTGGTGTGGGGCATGGTGATGGACGGCTTCCGGCCGGACCGGTGGGATGTCGCGGGCGCGCTCGTGTGCCTCGCCGGCGTCGCCATCATCATGTATTCGCCTCGGTGA
- a CDS encoding amidohydrolase family protein, producing MFDAHLHIIDPRFPLVENDGYLPEPFTVDDYLARVAHLGVTGGAVVSGSFQAFDHSYLLDALDRLGPTFVGVVQLPATASDDEIVRLDAAGVRAVRFNVRRGGSATLSDLDRLARRVHDLVGWHAELYIDSRDLAELHTTISGLPAVSVDHLGLSQEGLPSLLRLVESGIHVKATGFGRVDLPVADTLRAVSDVNPGALVFGTDLPSTRAPRPFRDSDITLVEDVLGDELADAVLRRNASALYRIETETAPGTSVSR from the coding sequence ATGTTCGACGCCCACCTGCACATCATCGATCCGCGTTTCCCTCTCGTCGAGAACGACGGCTATCTGCCCGAACCGTTCACCGTCGACGACTATCTCGCGCGGGTCGCACATTTGGGTGTCACCGGCGGCGCGGTGGTGTCGGGCTCGTTCCAGGCCTTCGACCACAGTTATCTCCTCGACGCGCTCGACCGGCTCGGGCCCACTTTCGTCGGCGTCGTACAGCTTCCGGCCACCGCCTCGGACGACGAGATCGTGCGGCTCGACGCGGCGGGAGTGCGCGCCGTGCGGTTCAACGTCAGACGTGGCGGATCGGCGACGCTGTCCGACCTCGACCGCCTCGCCCGGCGGGTCCACGATCTCGTCGGCTGGCACGCCGAGTTGTACATCGATTCGCGCGATCTGGCCGAACTGCACACGACGATCTCCGGACTACCCGCTGTCTCCGTCGACCACCTGGGTCTGTCGCAGGAGGGTCTGCCGTCTCTGTTGCGGCTGGTGGAGAGCGGTATCCACGTGAAGGCAACGGGGTTCGGACGCGTCGACCTGCCCGTGGCCGACACGCTGCGCGCCGTTTCCGATGTGAATCCCGGTGCACTCGTGTTCGGCACCGACCTGCCGTCGACACGGGCACCGCGACCGTTCCGGGACAGCGACATCACCCTCGTCGAGGACGTCCTCGGCGACGAGCTCGCCGACGCGGTGCTGCGCCGCAATGCTTCCGCGCTGTATCGGATCGAGACCGAAACCGCTCCTGGGACTTCGGTGTCTCGATAG
- a CDS encoding helix-turn-helix transcriptional regulator: MNRPQRLLSMLVVLQARRRVTAAELAEEFGVSERTVLRDVETLAAADLPVVAERGRYGGIVMLPGRQTDLNRLNASEVDVLRALGVDMGRARQLGVDAAARDAVHKLTARARRTPSTARENDLLPLTEVVTVDNRGWFATEDQVDVAALTRDLRRGRQLAITYRSSGHRDEREIVVDPYGVLSRAGRWYLVADDQGRPRLFALTRLSAWTVLDRPRHLSPGRTLSALARELGDALERREDVVVTADLATNRLDLARRILGARLRGSSAGPRPDVSRITVTYDSIDGVRQLLQFGEHIEIVGPPEARDLVAGLAESLLRRHTAHRRGE, encoded by the coding sequence ATGAACCGGCCGCAGCGGTTGCTGAGCATGCTGGTCGTCCTGCAGGCCCGCAGACGGGTCACGGCCGCCGAACTCGCGGAGGAATTCGGCGTCTCCGAGCGCACCGTGCTGCGCGATGTGGAAACGCTTGCTGCCGCGGATCTTCCGGTGGTCGCCGAACGCGGCAGGTACGGCGGCATCGTGATGCTCCCCGGCCGGCAGACCGACCTGAACCGGCTCAACGCGTCCGAGGTGGACGTCCTGCGCGCCCTGGGGGTCGACATGGGCCGGGCCCGGCAACTCGGTGTCGACGCCGCCGCGAGGGACGCCGTCCACAAGCTCACCGCACGCGCCCGGCGCACGCCCTCCACCGCACGCGAGAACGACCTGCTGCCGCTGACCGAGGTGGTCACCGTCGACAACCGGGGATGGTTCGCCACCGAGGACCAGGTCGACGTCGCGGCGCTCACCCGCGACCTGCGGCGCGGCCGGCAACTCGCCATCACGTACCGCTCGAGCGGGCACCGCGACGAACGCGAGATCGTCGTCGATCCCTACGGTGTGCTCTCCCGCGCGGGCCGTTGGTATCTCGTGGCCGACGATCAGGGACGACCACGACTGTTCGCGCTGACCCGCCTGAGTGCGTGGACAGTGCTCGACCGACCTCGACACCTGTCCCCCGGCCGGACCCTGTCCGCCCTGGCACGCGAACTCGGCGACGCGCTCGAACGACGCGAGGACGTCGTCGTCACCGCCGATCTCGCGACGAACCGCCTCGACCTCGCCCGGCGTATCCTCGGGGCCCGCCTGCGCGGGAGCAGTGCGGGGCCGCGACCGGACGTCTCGCGGATCACGGTGACCTACGACTCGATCGACGGTGTGCGGCAACTGCTGCAGTTCGGCGAGCACATCGAGATCGTCGGGCCACCCGAGGCACGGGACCTCGTGGCGGGACTGGCCGAGTCGCTCCTCCGCCGTCATACCGCGCATCGCCGCGGCGAGTGA
- a CDS encoding VOC family protein has protein sequence MTVSSPNLFLIYVTDVDRATRFYSDLFGMIPQLATPRYVSFEVTPGVLFALWSGHAETMDANAPRFSEVGLMVPGSAAAVDAIHDEWVGKGATVVEAPHDEVFGRTFVVSDPDGNLIRVSPLD, from the coding sequence ATGACCGTGTCGTCGCCCAACCTGTTCCTGATCTACGTGACCGACGTCGACCGCGCGACCCGCTTCTACAGCGATCTGTTCGGCATGATCCCGCAACTGGCGACCCCGCGCTACGTGTCCTTCGAAGTGACGCCGGGAGTGCTGTTCGCACTGTGGTCGGGTCACGCGGAGACGATGGATGCGAACGCGCCGCGGTTCTCGGAGGTGGGCCTGATGGTGCCGGGATCGGCCGCCGCAGTCGATGCGATCCACGACGAGTGGGTAGGAAAGGGGGCGACGGTCGTGGAGGCGCCGCACGACGAGGTGTTCGGGCGGACGTTCGTGGTGTCGGACCCGGACGGGAACCTCATCCGTGTCTCCCCGCTGGACTGA
- a CDS encoding DUF5602 domain-containing protein gives MNIRPRARHLAVIVSAAVLGLFVPPAPAVAGGVSGLVEGPAHPVGAGNARTYVTVDEEGTPATIGVRLDAAALDDLPSALMPVTEAYVLELPEEAAATAFDHVTVDWNSHGHDPQHGFDVPHFDVHFYLLDRPTVESIHPFAPGYIPAAVRVPDPRYIPEGYAPSGDPLTSTVAGMGLHWVDTTEAEHDPAAGHHLTETVLYGTWDGRQAFIEPMLSREWLATRPAHHEELRLPEAYQRGGLYPTTYSVWWDEASQTYTVELGGLTMREAS, from the coding sequence ATGAACATTCGGCCTCGTGCCCGACATCTCGCCGTGATCGTCTCGGCGGCGGTCCTCGGATTGTTCGTCCCTCCCGCCCCCGCGGTCGCCGGGGGCGTCTCGGGCCTCGTCGAAGGACCCGCTCATCCCGTCGGGGCGGGCAACGCCCGCACGTACGTCACCGTCGACGAGGAGGGCACGCCGGCCACCATCGGGGTGCGACTCGATGCGGCCGCCCTCGACGACCTACCCAGTGCCCTGATGCCGGTCACCGAGGCCTACGTGCTCGAGTTGCCCGAGGAGGCGGCCGCCACCGCGTTCGACCACGTCACGGTCGACTGGAACTCGCACGGCCACGATCCCCAGCACGGCTTCGACGTCCCGCACTTCGACGTCCACTTCTATCTCCTGGATCGGCCCACGGTGGAGTCGATCCATCCCTTCGCCCCCGGCTACATCCCGGCCGCGGTCCGCGTGCCCGACCCGCGTTACATACCGGAGGGGTACGCACCGTCCGGGGATCCGCTGACGTCGACCGTCGCGGGCATGGGACTGCACTGGGTGGACACCACCGAGGCGGAGCACGATCCGGCGGCGGGACACCACCTCACCGAGACCGTGCTCTACGGCACGTGGGACGGACGGCAGGCGTTCATCGAACCCATGCTGAGCCGCGAGTGGCTCGCGACGCGGCCCGCGCACCACGAGGAACTCCGCCTGCCCGAGGCGTACCAGCGCGGAGGCCTCTACCCCACCACCTACTCCGTGTGGTGGGACGAGGCGTCGCAGACGTACACGGTCGAACTCGGCGGGCTCACGATGCGCGAGGCGTCGTAG
- a CDS encoding M23 family metallopeptidase, protein MGRHQRTREDAAFDLETIRVPSPGKGRHRVEPTGTSAPVKAATVAAATGAFFAVGSQIGAGTAAAHPGHDHVQAEAPTPSLPFELPAGLLPEGVEIPAIPGITTPAEQGAPELPAEVTGFLDQFSGPNWLDQLNPASPSAVQPVSGTLTSDWGPRWGAHHGGIDIAAPIGTPIKSAANGTVLDAGPASGFGQWVRVLNDDGTTAVYGHVSTYQVSAGQRVNAGQQIATVGNEGWSTGPHLHFEVWDTDGTKINPNAWLSDRGVVTDWGGYRAV, encoded by the coding sequence GTGGGACGCCATCAGCGCACACGCGAAGACGCAGCATTCGACCTCGAGACGATTCGCGTGCCGTCCCCCGGCAAGGGCCGTCACCGCGTCGAGCCCACCGGTACGTCCGCTCCGGTCAAGGCCGCCACCGTCGCCGCTGCCACGGGTGCCTTCTTCGCCGTCGGCTCGCAGATCGGCGCCGGCACCGCTGCCGCGCATCCCGGCCACGACCACGTCCAGGCCGAGGCTCCCACGCCCAGCCTGCCCTTCGAGCTTCCCGCGGGCCTGCTGCCCGAGGGTGTCGAGATCCCGGCCATCCCCGGCATCACCACCCCGGCCGAGCAGGGCGCGCCCGAGCTTCCGGCCGAGGTCACCGGCTTCCTCGATCAGTTCTCGGGTCCCAACTGGCTCGATCAGCTCAACCCGGCTTCTCCCTCCGCCGTCCAGCCCGTCTCCGGCACCCTCACCTCCGACTGGGGTCCGCGCTGGGGCGCCCACCACGGCGGCATCGATATCGCAGCCCCGATCGGAACGCCCATCAAGTCCGCGGCCAACGGCACGGTCCTCGACGCCGGACCGGCTTCCGGCTTCGGCCAGTGGGTCCGCGTCCTCAACGACGACGGCACCACCGCCGTCTACGGTCACGTGAGCACCTACCAGGTCTCGGCCGGTCAGCGTGTCAACGCCGGCCAGCAGATCGCCACCGTCGGCAACGAGGGCTGGTCCACCGGACCGCACCTGCACTTCGAGGTGTGGGACACCGACGGCACCAAGATCAACCCCAACGCGTGGCTGAGCGATCGCGGCGTCGTCACCGACTGGGGCGGCTACCGCGCCGTCTGA
- a CDS encoding glutamate-cysteine ligase family protein has protein sequence MGAEISARSFTGEDRRMFRSKVRDCMKALERMLREDVFVDVHSSPEPHLGMEIEFNLVRDDMSPAMSNLEVLQAIDDHAVFQTELGQFNVEMNVEPRRLTGDEPFELEESLRSSLRRADERMHLHDAQLVMIGMLPTLELDDLERGRITANPRYEALNEQIFAARGEDIELDLDGVPLPGRDAVETLRADMNSVVPEAACTSLQLHLRIAPEDFATHWNAAQCLAGAQVALAANSPFLAGKALWHESRIPLFAQATDTRPLELRNQGVRPRVWFGERWIDSVLDLFEENSRYFTALLPEVSDVDPMAELDAGRIPELRELQMHNGTIYRWNRPVYDISDGHPHLRVENRVLPAGPTVLDTMANAAFYYGTLRALTDADEPLWRDLSFDAAERNLVLGAKFGLDAKLYWPRTGWVGADELVLRCLLPLAHEGLEAYGLSAAVRDRYLGIVEGRALTRQTGAAWQRRQVARREAAGENRRTALLGMMRDYVQNMTLGTPVHEWE, from the coding sequence TTGGGAGCTGAGATATCCGCTCGTTCGTTCACCGGGGAAGACCGGCGGATGTTCCGGAGCAAGGTTCGCGACTGCATGAAGGCTCTCGAGCGGATGCTTCGAGAGGACGTCTTCGTCGACGTGCACTCGTCACCCGAACCACATCTCGGCATGGAGATCGAGTTCAATCTCGTCCGCGACGACATGTCGCCCGCGATGTCGAACCTCGAGGTGCTCCAGGCGATCGACGATCACGCGGTCTTCCAGACCGAACTCGGCCAGTTCAACGTCGAGATGAACGTCGAGCCGCGACGTCTCACCGGCGACGAACCCTTCGAACTCGAAGAGTCGCTGCGGTCGTCACTGCGGCGCGCCGACGAGCGGATGCACCTGCACGACGCGCAGCTGGTCATGATCGGCATGCTGCCCACACTCGAACTCGACGATCTCGAACGGGGCCGGATCACCGCCAATCCCCGCTACGAAGCGCTCAACGAGCAGATCTTCGCGGCGCGCGGCGAGGACATCGAACTCGATCTCGACGGTGTTCCGCTTCCTGGCAGGGATGCCGTGGAAACCCTTCGGGCAGATATGAATTCGGTGGTCCCCGAGGCGGCTTGCACGTCCCTGCAGCTGCATCTGCGGATCGCTCCCGAGGATTTCGCGACGCATTGGAACGCCGCCCAGTGCCTGGCCGGAGCGCAGGTCGCGCTCGCGGCGAACTCGCCCTTCCTCGCCGGCAAGGCGCTGTGGCACGAGAGCCGGATCCCGTTGTTCGCGCAGGCAACCGACACGCGTCCGCTCGAACTGCGGAACCAGGGTGTCCGTCCCCGCGTATGGTTCGGTGAGCGGTGGATCGACTCCGTCCTCGACCTGTTCGAGGAGAACTCCCGCTACTTCACGGCTCTCCTGCCGGAGGTCTCGGACGTCGATCCGATGGCCGAACTCGACGCCGGCCGGATTCCCGAACTGCGCGAACTGCAGATGCACAACGGCACCATCTACCGGTGGAACCGGCCCGTCTACGACATCAGCGACGGCCATCCGCACCTGCGCGTCGAGAACCGTGTGCTCCCTGCAGGACCGACCGTCCTCGACACCATGGCCAACGCCGCCTTCTACTACGGGACGCTGCGCGCCCTCACCGACGCCGACGAGCCGCTCTGGCGCGACCTCAGCTTCGACGCCGCCGAGCGGAACCTCGTGCTCGGTGCGAAGTTCGGTCTCGACGCGAAGCTGTACTGGCCGCGCACCGGATGGGTCGGCGCCGACGAACTCGTGCTGCGGTGCCTGTTGCCGCTCGCGCACGAGGGCCTCGAGGCATACGGACTGTCGGCGGCGGTCCGCGACCGCTATCTCGGCATCGTCGAGGGGCGTGCACTGACCCGGCAGACCGGGGCGGCGTGGCAACGACGGCAGGTGGCCCGGCGCGAGGCTGCCGGCGAGAACCGTCGCACCGCCCTGCTCGGGATGATGAGGGACTACGTGCAGAACATGACCTTGGGCACTCCCGTCCACGAGTGGGAGTGA
- a CDS encoding M28 family peptidase, which produces MDSAAAVRDPAPSPRSRFQALGNSVLALIGVLLVAGLVALFPGSDEPLGTDAPADVFSAARAGEHIDAIATGPRPLGSTAHADARDHLVAVLEELGWSTRVDSGVGWMARSGEATQRGARVQNIVATRAGTDPTGTVVLAAHYDTVRGSPGAGDDGIGVGTVLEVARAIESGPPPRNDVVVLLTDGEENGLLGAHRFVGTESVRAGPVVVLNHEARGNAGTPTTFRITSPNGVLIDSLAGAPGANADSLTELIFEALPNDTDFRRFAEHGHHALDTAISAGSAYYHSPLDTPDRLSRTSLQHMGDTSLATARTLAGSDLTTVDDGGDQVVTTAPWGLLHMPRWAEVVGAIVLAGIAGAIVVLRVRRGETSAWQSGAAVGVSLLAAVLAAGAAWLPWWIVQTVDPGMAAPVADEPYRPGVFQFAAVVAALGVLLVARSWWGRGRPAAALTCGAFTLVAVLALAGIPFAGVPLTLLVLTLPAALGLLVALLLPQRDTVWPLVTIALGALGSLIFGLPAVLVSFDAGLLYGAPVAGLFVAFTFAALLPLCEPFASTTRGLVVSATGTIAIVLVGTLLAGYLNRDGATDPRQEYLWYSLDADRGAAVWGSPDGPRSDWSEGLLTTGPESLPTAFPWREHRPMYHGPAPVADLEAPEVEILEDTTGGSARKIRLRLSSPRNAQAVGLWIDNTTAHVHGATVDGFRAEPSDDFGFLFWAPGPDGIEVELTLSMLESRLGVRVADLGDDLGEVPGFEPPADRVVVQPTVAVTRTLQL; this is translated from the coding sequence ATGGACTCCGCCGCGGCTGTTCGCGACCCGGCCCCGTCCCCGCGTAGCCGATTTCAGGCCCTGGGCAACAGTGTCCTCGCGCTGATCGGAGTCCTTCTCGTGGCGGGCCTCGTCGCCCTGTTCCCCGGGTCCGACGAGCCGCTCGGAACCGATGCTCCCGCCGACGTCTTCAGCGCCGCCCGCGCCGGCGAACACATCGACGCGATCGCCACCGGCCCACGACCGCTCGGATCGACCGCCCACGCCGATGCCCGCGACCATCTCGTCGCAGTCCTCGAGGAACTCGGGTGGTCCACCCGCGTCGACTCGGGCGTCGGATGGATGGCGCGGTCCGGTGAGGCGACCCAGCGCGGCGCCCGCGTGCAGAACATCGTGGCGACCCGAGCCGGTACCGATCCCACCGGCACCGTCGTGCTCGCCGCGCACTACGACACGGTCCGGGGCTCCCCCGGCGCGGGCGACGACGGGATCGGCGTCGGCACGGTCCTCGAGGTCGCTCGTGCCATCGAGTCCGGTCCTCCCCCGCGGAACGACGTCGTCGTCCTGCTCACCGACGGTGAGGAGAACGGTCTGCTCGGCGCCCACCGGTTCGTGGGCACGGAGTCCGTCCGGGCGGGCCCGGTCGTCGTGCTCAACCACGAAGCCCGCGGGAACGCCGGTACGCCGACGACCTTCCGGATCACCTCACCGAACGGCGTCCTGATCGACAGCCTCGCGGGGGCACCGGGCGCGAACGCCGACTCCCTCACCGAGCTGATCTTCGAGGCGCTGCCGAACGACACCGATTTCCGCCGCTTCGCCGAGCACGGCCACCACGCCCTCGACACCGCGATCTCCGCGGGATCGGCGTACTACCACAGCCCTCTCGACACCCCCGACCGTCTCAGCCGGACGTCGCTGCAGCACATGGGCGACACCTCCCTCGCGACCGCCCGCACGCTCGCCGGATCCGATCTCACCACGGTCGACGACGGCGGCGACCAGGTCGTGACGACCGCGCCCTGGGGACTTCTCCACATGCCGAGGTGGGCCGAGGTCGTCGGGGCGATCGTGCTGGCCGGCATCGCGGGGGCGATCGTCGTGCTGCGGGTGCGCCGTGGCGAGACGTCGGCCTGGCAGTCCGGCGCTGCCGTGGGCGTGTCCCTGCTCGCCGCCGTCCTCGCGGCGGGCGCGGCGTGGCTGCCGTGGTGGATCGTGCAGACCGTCGATCCGGGCATGGCCGCCCCGGTCGCCGACGAGCCCTACCGGCCGGGTGTCTTCCAGTTCGCGGCGGTCGTCGCGGCCCTCGGCGTACTGCTGGTCGCGCGATCGTGGTGGGGCCGCGGCCGTCCGGCTGCCGCCCTCACGTGCGGAGCGTTCACGCTCGTCGCAGTGCTCGCTCTCGCCGGTATCCCCTTCGCCGGTGTGCCGCTGACTCTGCTCGTGCTCACTCTGCCGGCAGCGCTGGGTCTGCTGGTGGCGCTGCTCCTCCCGCAGCGCGACACGGTGTGGCCGCTCGTCACGATCGCCCTCGGCGCACTCGGCTCGCTGATCTTCGGCCTGCCCGCCGTGCTGGTGTCGTTCGACGCCGGACTCCTCTACGGGGCGCCGGTGGCCGGTCTGTTCGTCGCCTTCACGTTCGCCGCGCTGCTCCCGTTGTGCGAGCCGTTCGCGTCGACCACCCGTGGGCTCGTCGTCTCCGCGACGGGCACGATCGCGATCGTCCTGGTGGGCACGCTGCTCGCCGGCTACCTCAACCGGGACGGGGCGACCGATCCCCGGCAGGAATACCTCTGGTACTCGCTCGACGCCGATCGGGGTGCCGCGGTGTGGGGATCGCCGGACGGCCCGAGATCCGACTGGAGCGAAGGGCTGCTCACCACCGGTCCCGAATCGCTCCCCACCGCCTTCCCGTGGCGGGAGCACCGTCCGATGTACCACGGGCCCGCTCCGGTCGCCGACCTCGAGGCGCCCGAGGTCGAGATCCTCGAGGACACGACCGGCGGAAGCGCCCGGAAGATCCGACTGCGGTTGAGCTCACCGAGGAACGCCCAGGCCGTCGGACTGTGGATCGACAACACCACCGCCCACGTCCACGGCGCGACGGTGGACGGCTTCCGCGCCGAACCGTCCGACGACTTCGGTTTCCTGTTCTGGGCTCCCGGCCCCGACGGGATCGAGGTCGAGCTGACGTTGAGCATGCTCGAGAGCCGCCTCGGCGTCCGCGTCGCCGATCTCGGTGACGATCTCGGCGAAGTACCCGGCTTCGAGCCACCCGCGGATCGCGTCGTCGTCCAGCCGACGGTGGCCGTGACGCGGACCCTGCAACTGTAG